In Clostridium sp. SY8519, one genomic interval encodes:
- the hydF gene encoding [FeFe] hydrogenase H-cluster maturation GTPase HydF — MGLNATPSAERVHIGIFGKRNAGKSSIINAVTGQSLAIVSEVRGTTTDPVSKAMELLPLGPVVMIDTPGLDDSGELGALRVKKSYQVLNKTDIAVIVADGTEGFGPEEEALRRRILEKKIPYVIVINKADQMAAGREEEIRRQLEQEKNLIFVSAEEGTGIHALKEMIAAQAPEEDTSRHIVGDLVAPEDLVVIVIPIDKAAPKGRLILPEQQTIRDLLDTGAVSVVTRETELEKTLASLGKPPALVVTDSQAFGIVSRITPREIPLTSFSILFARYKGNLKTLVRGVTRLDQLKDGDPVLISEGCTHHRQCNDIGTVKLPGWIEAYTGVKPEYTFSSGTGFPDDLSPYRLIIHCGGCMLNEREVKYRIQCAEDQKVPITNYGVSIAYMHGILERSLEPFADIAEILKKE, encoded by the coding sequence ATGGGACTGAATGCAACACCATCTGCCGAACGGGTACACATCGGTATCTTCGGTAAGAGAAACGCAGGAAAATCAAGTATCATCAACGCAGTGACAGGACAGAGCCTGGCCATTGTTTCCGAGGTGCGGGGCACCACGACCGATCCGGTGAGCAAAGCGATGGAGCTGCTCCCGCTGGGGCCGGTGGTCATGATCGACACCCCCGGCCTGGATGACAGCGGAGAACTTGGCGCCCTGCGTGTGAAAAAAAGCTATCAGGTGCTGAATAAAACGGATATTGCCGTGATTGTGGCAGACGGCACGGAAGGCTTCGGGCCGGAAGAAGAGGCGCTGCGCCGGCGGATCCTGGAGAAAAAGATTCCCTATGTGATTGTGATCAATAAGGCGGATCAGATGGCAGCCGGCCGGGAGGAAGAAATCCGCCGTCAGCTGGAGCAGGAGAAGAATCTGATCTTTGTCAGCGCGGAAGAGGGGACCGGCATCCATGCGCTGAAGGAAATGATTGCCGCCCAGGCGCCGGAGGAGGACACCAGCCGGCATATTGTGGGAGACCTGGTGGCACCGGAAGATCTGGTGGTCATTGTCATTCCCATTGACAAGGCCGCGCCGAAAGGGCGTCTGATACTTCCGGAACAGCAGACCATACGGGATCTGCTGGATACCGGAGCGGTATCGGTAGTCACCCGGGAGACAGAGCTGGAGAAAACACTGGCTTCCCTGGGGAAACCGCCGGCGCTGGTGGTTACCGACAGCCAGGCCTTCGGAATCGTATCCCGCATTACCCCCCGGGAGATTCCGCTGACCTCCTTTTCCATTCTGTTTGCCCGGTATAAGGGAAACCTGAAGACACTGGTGCGGGGCGTGACCCGGCTGGATCAGTTAAAAGACGGAGATCCGGTGCTGATTTCAGAGGGCTGCACCCATCATCGGCAGTGCAATGACATCGGTACGGTGAAACTGCCGGGCTGGATCGAGGCCTATACCGGAGTCAAACCGGAATACACCTTCAGCAGCGGCACAGGATTTCCGGACGATCTGAGCCCGTACAGACTGATTATCCACTGCGGCGGCTGCATGCTGAATGAGCGGGAAGTAAAATACCGGATTCAGTGCGCGGAGGATCAGAAGGTGCCCATTACCAACTACGGAGTCAGCATTGCGTATATGCACGGGATTCTGGAACGGAGCCTGGAGCCCTTTGCGGACATCGCGGAGATTCTGAAAAAAGAGTAA
- the hypF gene encoding carbamoyltransferase HypF codes for MSEERREAVIRVYGIVQGVGFRPFVSRIADQHQIAGSVCNKGPYVEIAAGGNRDQMEAFLSDLEHRPPERAVILKIDVEDLPAGNVAEDRFSIIESAKEEGEIFVSPDIATCPTCRKELFDPSNRRYLHPFINCTSCGPRVTILDGMPYDRERTSMKEFPMCPSCEYEYTHAETRRYDAQPVCCNDCGPRVYLLPTDKTAPLPVSVDTLPPDQTDAAAITAARRTIAEGGIVAIKGIGGFHLCCDATSEAAVALLRSRKRRPVKPFAVMMRDLDTVKRECELPPEQAEVLDGHQKPIILLKKKKQPDCRLAPSVAPGNPTVGVMLPYAPVQMLLFTYTDSVKMPDCLVMTSGNISGAPICRDDESARTELSQMCDLILSHNRRIRLRADDSVMDFYKGRPYMIRRSRGYAPLPFLREAECSGTVLAIGGELKNTFCIGRHHLFYPSPYVGDMADIRTIQALRESIARMEDLLEARPELVACDMHPKYHTVEVAESLGLPVVQVQHHYAHILSCMAENEWEEEVIGVSFDGTGYGTDHTIWGGEFLRASVRGFTRLGSIDPFLQIGGDASSREGWRIAVSMLLEGAETREKAEDLVRRLELCDEKTMKVQEMMADRRINSVSSTSAGRLFDAVSAVLGICRQSSFEGEASMALEFAAESWEESHPAGQRKADSRQLGRAEDGRFLLPTRELFLSLAASRLSGRDPELLAWKFHRDLAEAILAGCREAERVTGLHTVALSGGVFQNRLLLRMTEELLSAHGFRVLLHSMVPANDGGIALGQAVYAMEQLNQRKKSEKEN; via the coding sequence ATGTCAGAAGAGAGACGGGAGGCAGTGATTCGGGTCTATGGAATCGTGCAGGGCGTCGGATTCCGTCCTTTTGTCAGCCGGATCGCGGATCAGCACCAGATCGCGGGCAGTGTCTGCAACAAAGGACCGTATGTGGAGATTGCGGCAGGAGGGAACCGGGATCAGATGGAGGCGTTTCTGTCTGATCTGGAGCACCGTCCGCCGGAGCGGGCAGTCATCCTGAAGATTGATGTGGAGGACCTGCCGGCGGGAAATGTGGCAGAAGACAGGTTTTCCATCATTGAAAGCGCGAAGGAAGAAGGGGAAATCTTTGTATCGCCGGACATCGCCACCTGTCCGACCTGCAGAAAAGAACTTTTTGATCCGTCCAACCGCAGATATCTGCATCCGTTTATCAACTGCACGTCCTGCGGTCCCCGGGTCACCATTCTGGACGGAATGCCCTATGACAGGGAACGGACCAGCATGAAGGAATTTCCCATGTGTCCGTCCTGCGAATACGAGTATACCCATGCGGAAACCAGGCGTTACGATGCCCAGCCCGTGTGCTGCAATGACTGCGGCCCCAGGGTCTATCTGCTGCCGACAGACAAAACGGCGCCGCTGCCGGTATCCGTGGATACCCTGCCGCCGGATCAGACAGACGCGGCAGCCATTACAGCCGCCCGGAGGACGATTGCGGAAGGGGGGATCGTGGCAATCAAAGGAATCGGGGGATTTCACCTGTGCTGCGACGCCACCAGCGAAGCGGCCGTAGCCCTTCTGCGCAGCCGGAAACGCCGGCCGGTGAAACCCTTTGCCGTGATGATGCGGGATCTGGATACCGTAAAACGGGAGTGCGAACTGCCGCCGGAACAGGCAGAAGTGCTGGACGGACACCAGAAGCCGATTATCCTGCTGAAAAAGAAGAAACAGCCGGACTGCCGGCTGGCGCCCTCCGTGGCGCCGGGCAACCCCACCGTAGGCGTGATGCTGCCTTACGCGCCGGTTCAGATGCTTCTGTTTACTTACACGGATTCCGTGAAAATGCCGGATTGTCTGGTGATGACCAGCGGCAACATTTCCGGCGCGCCGATCTGCCGGGACGACGAATCTGCCCGGACGGAACTGTCACAGATGTGTGACCTGATCCTGTCCCACAACCGGCGGATCCGGCTTCGGGCGGATGATTCGGTGATGGATTTTTACAAGGGCAGGCCCTATATGATCCGGCGTTCCCGGGGATATGCCCCCCTTCCGTTTCTGCGGGAAGCGGAATGCAGCGGCACGGTGCTTGCCATTGGCGGCGAGCTGAAAAACACTTTCTGCATCGGTCGGCATCATCTGTTTTACCCCTCGCCTTATGTGGGGGATATGGCGGATATCCGCACCATACAGGCGCTGCGGGAATCCATTGCCAGAATGGAGGATCTGCTGGAGGCGCGGCCGGAGCTGGTGGCCTGTGACATGCATCCTAAGTATCATACGGTGGAAGTGGCGGAAAGCCTCGGGCTGCCGGTGGTGCAGGTGCAGCATCACTATGCCCATATCCTTTCCTGTATGGCGGAAAATGAGTGGGAAGAGGAAGTCATCGGCGTGTCCTTTGACGGCACCGGATACGGCACGGACCATACGATATGGGGCGGCGAGTTCCTGCGGGCATCCGTACGGGGATTTACCCGCCTGGGCAGCATAGATCCCTTCCTTCAGATCGGCGGCGACGCTTCTTCCAGAGAAGGCTGGCGGATCGCGGTTTCCATGCTGCTGGAAGGCGCCGAAACACGGGAAAAAGCGGAAGATCTGGTCCGGCGCCTGGAACTTTGTGATGAAAAGACCATGAAAGTCCAGGAAATGATGGCGGACCGCAGGATCAACAGTGTCTCTTCCACCAGCGCAGGCCGTCTCTTTGACGCGGTCAGTGCCGTGCTTGGCATCTGCAGGCAGTCCTCTTTTGAAGGGGAGGCCTCTATGGCGCTGGAATTTGCGGCGGAATCCTGGGAAGAGAGCCATCCGGCAGGACAGAGGAAAGCAGACAGCCGGCAGCTGGGCAGGGCGGAAGACGGCCGTTTCCTGCTGCCCACCAGAGAACTGTTTCTTTCCCTTGCGGCTTCCCGGCTTTCCGGCAGGGATCCAGAGCTTCTGGCATGGAAATTTCACAGGGATCTGGCGGAAGCCATACTGGCCGGCTGCAGGGAGGCGGAACGGGTGACCGGACTGCATACCGTGGCGTTAAGCGGCGGGGTGTTTCAGAACCGTCTGCTGCTGCGGATGACGGAGGAACTGCTTTCCGCCCATGGATTTCGGGTGCTGCTGCACAGCATGGTGCCGGCGAACGACGGCGGAATCGCGCTGGGACAGGCGGTATATGCCATGGAACAGCTGAATCAGAGAAAAAAATCAGAAAAGGAGAATTGA
- a CDS encoding nitrogenase component 1, protein MKGLHKIIFPFAPDQSGAVSVFYDLGGMIVICDAGGCAGNICGFDEPRWFQTKSAVFSAGLRDMDAILGRDDLMIRKMEDVAEKLDLEFAAVIGTPVPATIATDYQGIKRLAEKKIGLPVITVPTNGIRWYDEGAERAYLELFRTFAADPDTGKGHASGAQDIIPHSVGVIGATPLDLGGTAALERLKQALREQGAETVVCYGAGASISDVRRAGRMEKNLVVAPSGLKAARYLQRQFGTPYTCGYPIPETVSMPEPAALNGKRVLIVHQQIRANALREYLRAVSSASVDVASWFLLKPEGKQPGDFRLREEDQFRELMAGGTYDVVFADPSFRRAARGFQGVWVDLPHFAVSGVPEA, encoded by the coding sequence ATGAAAGGTTTGCACAAGATTATTTTTCCATTTGCGCCGGATCAGTCCGGGGCGGTTTCTGTCTTTTACGATCTGGGCGGCATGATTGTCATCTGCGATGCCGGCGGCTGTGCCGGAAATATCTGCGGATTTGACGAACCCCGCTGGTTTCAGACAAAGAGCGCGGTATTTTCCGCGGGACTCAGGGATATGGACGCCATTTTGGGCCGGGATGATCTGATGATCCGCAAAATGGAGGATGTGGCAGAAAAACTGGATCTGGAGTTTGCCGCCGTCATCGGGACGCCGGTGCCGGCCACCATTGCCACTGATTACCAGGGAATTAAGCGGCTGGCCGAAAAAAAGATCGGCCTGCCGGTGATCACAGTGCCCACAAACGGCATCCGCTGGTATGATGAAGGGGCGGAACGGGCTTATCTGGAACTGTTCCGGACCTTTGCGGCGGATCCGGATACCGGAAAAGGGCATGCATCGGGAGCACAGGACATCATTCCGCACTCTGTCGGCGTCATAGGCGCGACGCCGCTGGACCTGGGCGGGACAGCTGCCCTGGAGCGGCTGAAACAGGCGCTGCGGGAGCAGGGAGCCGAAACCGTGGTCTGTTACGGAGCCGGAGCTTCGATTTCCGATGTGCGCCGGGCCGGCCGCATGGAAAAAAATCTGGTGGTGGCGCCTTCCGGCCTGAAAGCGGCCCGTTATCTGCAGAGACAGTTCGGCACGCCTTATACCTGCGGCTATCCGATTCCGGAGACGGTTTCCATGCCGGAACCGGCGGCGCTGAACGGAAAACGGGTGCTGATTGTTCACCAGCAGATCCGGGCCAATGCCCTGCGGGAATACCTCCGCGCGGTAAGCAGCGCCTCCGTGGATGTGGCTTCCTGGTTTCTGCTGAAACCGGAAGGAAAGCAGCCGGGAGATTTCCGCCTGCGGGAAGAGGATCAGTTCCGGGAACTGATGGCAGGGGGAACCTATGATGTGGTTTTCGCAGACCCCTCTTTCCGCCGGGCAGCCCGCGGATTTCAGGGCGTGTGGGTGGATCTGCCCCATTTTGCGGTGTCAGGAGTCCCGGAAGCGTAA
- a CDS encoding nitrogenase iron protein NifH, with translation MLKLAIYGKGGIGKSTMTSNLAAAFAVLGKKVIQIGCDPKADSTINLLEGEPLLPVMDYLREHEEEPDSIEQISRRGFGDILCIETGGPTPGLGCAGRGIIATFNLLEELELFETCQPDVVLYDVLGDVVCGGFAAPIREGYAGKVLIVTSGEKMALYAADNIYRAVQNFEDRGYASVGGIIFNRRNIPDEEQKVTAFAKERHLEIVGDIPRNDEINRYEEQGKTVIEGDPDLPISRRFLDLARRLLDENAREETE, from the coding sequence ATGTTAAAACTGGCAATTTACGGAAAAGGCGGAATCGGCAAGTCCACCATGACATCCAACCTGGCTGCGGCCTTTGCGGTTCTTGGAAAAAAAGTCATCCAGATCGGCTGCGACCCGAAGGCGGATTCCACAATCAATCTGCTGGAAGGGGAACCGCTGCTGCCGGTCATGGATTATCTGAGAGAACATGAAGAGGAGCCGGATTCCATTGAACAGATTTCCCGCAGGGGATTCGGAGATATCCTCTGCATTGAGACCGGCGGCCCCACCCCGGGACTCGGCTGCGCGGGGCGGGGAATCATCGCCACCTTTAACCTGCTGGAGGAACTGGAGCTTTTTGAGACCTGCCAGCCGGATGTGGTGCTGTATGACGTGCTGGGCGATGTGGTCTGCGGAGGATTCGCGGCGCCGATCCGGGAGGGCTATGCCGGCAAGGTCCTGATTGTCACCTCCGGGGAAAAGATGGCGCTGTATGCGGCTGACAATATCTATCGGGCGGTGCAGAACTTTGAGGACCGGGGATACGCGAGTGTCGGCGGCATTATTTTCAACCGCAGAAATATTCCGGACGAGGAGCAGAAAGTAACTGCCTTCGCCAAAGAACGGCACCTGGAGATCGTGGGGGATATTCCGCGGAATGACGAGATCAATCGGTATGAAGAACAGGGCAAGACGGTGATCGAAGGGGATCCGGACCTGCCCATCAGCCGGCGGTTTCTGGATCTGGCCCGGCGGCTGCTGGATGAGAATGCGCGTGAGGAGACAGAATGA
- a CDS encoding HRDC domain-containing protein, producing MEYHEFVKKTEHWIRSNCVEDAEFDVQTDQPGEFLETAEELAAGALKDCCELSRAALQVKEEFAGLDACPVEFDLELMGEGCLSSLAFYLEVLYVTYLDAGWGTVARTMRNAMRKAGMLKKSMKRADEYASMLDAEGQELFGRLRQLRAGIARERGLPPYVIFSNETLYEMCTAQPKDMEELLQIHGVGARNSALFGEQFLQALGG from the coding sequence ATGGAGTATCATGAATTTGTGAAGAAAACGGAGCACTGGATCCGGAGCAACTGCGTGGAAGACGCGGAATTCGACGTGCAGACGGATCAGCCGGGAGAATTTCTGGAGACGGCGGAAGAGCTGGCGGCCGGCGCGCTGAAAGACTGCTGTGAACTGTCCCGGGCAGCGCTGCAGGTAAAAGAGGAGTTCGCGGGGCTGGACGCCTGTCCGGTGGAGTTTGATCTGGAGCTGATGGGAGAGGGCTGCCTTTCTTCCCTTGCTTTTTATCTGGAGGTGCTGTACGTTACGTATCTGGATGCCGGCTGGGGGACCGTGGCCCGGACGATGCGCAATGCCATGCGCAAGGCGGGCATGCTGAAAAAGAGCATGAAGCGGGCGGATGAATACGCGTCGATGCTGGATGCGGAAGGACAGGAGCTTTTTGGACGCCTGCGTCAGCTGCGGGCGGGGATTGCCAGGGAACGGGGGCTGCCGCCCTATGTGATTTTTTCCAATGAGACGCTGTATGAGATGTGTACCGCGCAGCCGAAAGATATGGAGGAGCTGTTGCAGATTCACGGAGTCGGAGCCAGAAACTCCGCGCTGTTCGGGGAACAGTTTCTCCAGGCGCTGGGCGGCTGA
- the cobI gene encoding precorrin-2 C(20)-methyltransferase yields MTGILYGVGVGPGDPELMTLKAVRMIRENPVIAVPGTDPRSSTAYQIAVQAVPELAEKELIFADLPMIRDREKLKEIHAGTARRMEEYLARGENVVFLTLGDPTVYSTFSYLQHIVEADGYETGLVSGVTSFCAAAACLNQPLVEWQEPLHILPAVHMKELKLKENGTYVLMKSGRRMADAREVLRSSGRRVSMVENCGMPGERVYRDLAEVPDRSGYFSVLIAREGEADSGEQKNR; encoded by the coding sequence ATGACTGGAATTCTGTATGGCGTGGGAGTGGGTCCGGGAGATCCGGAACTGATGACCTTAAAAGCTGTCCGAATGATTCGGGAAAACCCTGTCATTGCCGTTCCGGGGACGGATCCCCGGTCGTCAACGGCCTATCAGATTGCGGTGCAGGCAGTGCCGGAGCTTGCGGAAAAAGAACTGATTTTCGCGGATCTGCCGATGATCAGAGACCGGGAGAAACTGAAGGAAATCCATGCCGGGACGGCCCGCCGTATGGAGGAGTATCTGGCCCGGGGGGAAAACGTGGTGTTCCTTACCCTGGGAGATCCGACGGTATATTCCACATTTTCCTATCTGCAGCATATTGTGGAGGCGGACGGATATGAGACAGGCCTGGTCAGCGGGGTGACTTCCTTCTGCGCCGCCGCGGCCTGTCTGAATCAGCCCCTGGTGGAATGGCAGGAACCGCTGCATATTCTGCCGGCTGTCCATATGAAGGAACTGAAGCTTAAGGAAAACGGCACCTATGTGCTGATGAAATCCGGCCGGCGCATGGCAGATGCCAGGGAAGTTCTCCGCAGCAGCGGGCGCCGGGTGTCCATGGTGGAAAACTGCGGCATGCCCGGGGAGCGCGTTTACCGGGATCTGGCGGAAGTGCCGGACCGGTCCGGATACTTTTCTGTGCTGATTGCCAGGGAAGGGGAAGCGGATTCCGGCGAGCAGAAAAACCGCTGA
- the fba gene encoding class II fructose-1,6-bisphosphate aldolase, which produces MPLVTTTEMFKKAYSGGYAIGAFNVNNMEIVQGIVEAAGELRSPVILQASAGARKYAHPAYLKKLVEAAVEECPEIPIAMHLDHGADFETCKACIDNGFTSVMIDASGKPFDENVEITRKVVEYAHAHGVVVEAELGTLAGVEDDVKVNAADSSYTNPDDVEEFVGRTGVDSLAIAIGTSHGAYKFKAGTKPQLRFDILDEVVKRLPEFPIVLHGSSSVPQEYVKIINENGGALKDAIGVPEEMLRQAAASAVCKINIDSDLRLGFTAGIRETMRKDPSIFDPREYLKVARQNVKDIVAHKIVTVLGSDGKM; this is translated from the coding sequence ATGCCATTAGTTACAACGACAGAAATGTTTAAAAAAGCGTACAGCGGCGGATATGCCATCGGTGCGTTCAATGTGAACAACATGGAGATTGTACAGGGAATCGTAGAAGCAGCAGGCGAGCTGAGATCCCCGGTGATTCTGCAGGCGTCTGCGGGAGCCCGCAAGTATGCCCATCCTGCATATCTGAAGAAACTGGTGGAAGCAGCTGTGGAAGAGTGCCCGGAGATCCCGATTGCCATGCATCTGGACCACGGCGCAGATTTTGAGACCTGCAAAGCCTGCATCGACAACGGCTTCACCTCGGTTATGATCGACGCTTCCGGCAAGCCGTTTGATGAAAATGTGGAAATCACAAGAAAAGTGGTAGAATACGCGCATGCGCATGGCGTAGTCGTGGAAGCAGAGCTGGGCACACTGGCCGGCGTGGAAGATGATGTGAAGGTAAACGCGGCAGATTCCTCCTACACCAATCCGGACGATGTGGAAGAATTCGTAGGCAGAACCGGCGTAGACTCCCTGGCCATTGCCATCGGAACCAGCCACGGCGCATACAAATTCAAAGCAGGTACAAAGCCGCAGCTTCGGTTTGACATTCTGGATGAAGTCGTAAAACGCCTTCCGGAATTCCCGATCGTACTGCACGGCTCTTCCTCCGTACCGCAGGAATATGTCAAAATCATCAACGAAAACGGCGGCGCGTTAAAAGACGCGATCGGCGTACCGGAAGAGATGCTGCGTCAGGCCGCTGCTTCCGCAGTCTGCAAGATCAACATCGATTCCGATTTAAGACTCGGATTTACCGCAGGCATCCGCGAGACCATGCGGAAAGACCCGTCCATCTTTGATCCGCGGGAATACCTGAAAGTAGCCCGCCAGAACGTCAAGGACATTGTTGCCCACAAGATCGTAACCGTACTTGGTTCGGACGGAAAAATGTAA
- the hydE gene encoding [FeFe] hydrogenase H-cluster radical SAM maturase HydE — MKEIYHLIEKLDREHRLDKGEWTALIAGRTSELAEDIFSRARSYQQKYYGHEIFVRGLIEMTSYCKNDCIYCGLRRSNRSAQRYRLSREEILDCAQEGYRLGFRTFVLQGGEDPYYSAQDIADLVAELKKAHPDCAVTLSLGERERRDYELWHEAGADRYLLRHETADFAHYAMLHPPELSAAHRQNCLRELKDIGYQVGTGFMVGSPGQTAEHLAEDMLFLKELNPEMVGIGPFIPHHDTPFADEPAGTVELTLYLLGLIRLMIPDVLLPATTALGTIDPLGREKGVQAGANVIMPNLSPRAVRKKYELYDNKICTGEEAAECRGCLQRRMDSIGYTVVVDRGDVRRPA, encoded by the coding sequence ATGAAGGAAATCTATCATCTGATTGAAAAACTGGACAGAGAGCACCGGCTGGACAAAGGAGAATGGACGGCGCTGATTGCCGGCCGGACCTCCGAGCTGGCAGAGGATATTTTTTCCAGGGCCAGAAGCTATCAGCAGAAATACTACGGGCACGAGATCTTTGTCCGGGGTCTGATTGAGATGACCAGCTACTGCAAAAATGACTGTATCTACTGCGGCCTGCGGCGCAGCAACCGCAGCGCCCAGCGCTACCGGTTAAGCAGGGAGGAGATCCTGGACTGCGCGCAGGAAGGGTACCGCCTGGGATTCCGCACCTTTGTGCTGCAGGGCGGGGAAGATCCCTATTATTCCGCGCAGGATATCGCGGATCTGGTAGCCGAGCTGAAGAAAGCGCATCCGGACTGCGCGGTGACGCTTTCCCTGGGCGAACGGGAACGCCGGGATTATGAACTCTGGCACGAAGCCGGGGCAGACCGGTATCTTCTGCGGCATGAAACCGCTGATTTTGCCCATTATGCCATGCTGCATCCGCCGGAGCTTTCGGCTGCCCACAGGCAGAACTGCCTGAGAGAGCTCAAGGACATCGGCTACCAGGTGGGCACCGGCTTCATGGTGGGTTCCCCGGGGCAGACGGCGGAGCATCTGGCGGAGGATATGCTGTTTTTAAAAGAACTGAATCCGGAAATGGTGGGAATCGGACCGTTTATCCCCCATCATGACACGCCTTTTGCGGACGAGCCTGCGGGTACCGTGGAACTGACGCTGTATCTGCTGGGCCTGATCCGGCTGATGATTCCGGATGTGCTGCTGCCGGCGACTACCGCCCTGGGGACGATTGATCCCCTGGGCCGGGAGAAGGGCGTACAGGCCGGGGCCAATGTCATTATGCCGAATCTTTCCCCCCGGGCAGTCCGGAAGAAATATGAACTGTACGACAACAAGATCTGCACCGGGGAAGAAGCCGCGGAATGCAGAGGCTGTCTGCAGCGCAGGATGGATTCCATCGGCTATACGGTAGTCGTGGACCGGGGGGATGTCCGGCGGCCGGCATAA
- a CDS encoding oxidoreductase — protein MNRTQTCGTGSMPEREPYHITIAELNALGRDRIPEELISSRQLIYSSPATLAYNSPGATGFGVKRAGLAIPESVMLLVAPGCCGRNTKLLAEVPGYEDRFFFLLMEESDIVNGSHLEKIPQAIREILEELPKRPSCVMICSTCVDALLGTDWERVCRKAQREAGIPVRPAYMYALTREGRKPPMVLVRKSVYSLLEPAKKNSRTVNLLGYFAPLQDDAELYDILGQMGIRRIQEISRCETFEEYKKLAQANFNLVLDAEARTAADDLEQRLKIPYIELPRLYQMDKIHKQYQILGRTLGVEVDDQKAMESARQAAQQFLDRHGTVTVAIGEMMNAKPFELALALTKQGLRVSEIYCNISPEDYVYIRHLADISPDTNVYTNLSPTMLYYDCSEGTADLTIGKDAAYYHPDSPNVAWNEDRQPYGFAGVRKLFEQMDAALAQKD, from the coding sequence ATGAACAGGACACAGACTTGCGGAACCGGAAGCATGCCGGAACGAGAGCCGTACCATATTACAATTGCTGAACTGAATGCCCTGGGCAGGGACAGGATTCCGGAAGAACTGATTTCCAGCCGGCAGCTGATCTACAGCTCACCGGCCACACTGGCTTATAATTCCCCCGGGGCCACAGGATTCGGCGTCAAACGCGCCGGCCTGGCGATTCCGGAATCAGTGATGCTTCTGGTGGCACCGGGATGCTGCGGCAGAAATACCAAGCTTCTGGCTGAAGTGCCGGGATATGAGGATCGGTTTTTCTTCCTTCTGATGGAGGAATCGGATATTGTCAACGGGAGCCATCTGGAAAAGATACCGCAGGCCATCCGGGAAATCCTGGAAGAACTGCCCAAACGGCCCTCCTGCGTCATGATCTGCAGTACCTGCGTGGACGCCCTGCTGGGAACCGACTGGGAGCGGGTCTGCCGGAAAGCGCAGCGGGAAGCGGGAATTCCGGTGCGGCCGGCCTATATGTACGCGCTGACCCGGGAAGGAAGAAAACCGCCGATGGTACTGGTCCGGAAGTCCGTATATTCCCTGCTGGAGCCGGCAAAAAAGAACTCCCGTACCGTGAACCTGCTGGGATATTTCGCCCCGCTGCAGGATGACGCGGAGCTGTATGACATCCTGGGACAGATGGGAATTCGCAGAATCCAGGAGATTTCCCGCTGCGAAACCTTTGAAGAATATAAAAAGCTGGCGCAGGCCAATTTCAACCTGGTGCTGGACGCGGAGGCCCGTACCGCGGCAGATGACCTGGAACAGCGCTTAAAGATCCCTTACATCGAACTGCCCCGCCTGTATCAGATGGATAAGATCCATAAGCAATATCAGATCCTTGGGCGTACCCTGGGGGTGGAAGTGGATGACCAGAAAGCCATGGAATCGGCCCGGCAGGCCGCGCAGCAGTTCCTTGACAGACATGGGACCGTAACAGTGGCCATCGGGGAAATGATGAATGCCAAACCCTTTGAGCTGGCCCTTGCTCTGACGAAACAGGGACTGCGGGTATCGGAAATTTACTGCAATATCAGCCCGGAGGATTATGTATACATCCGCCATCTGGCAGACATCAGTCCGGATACGAACGTATACACCAATCTGTCGCCCACCATGCTGTATTATGACTGCAGTGAAGGAACCGCGGATCTGACCATTGGAAAAGACGCGGCGTATTATCATCCGGACAGCCCGAATGTGGCCTGGAATGAAGACCGTCAGCCGTACGGATTCGCCGGTGTCCGAAAACTGTTTGAACAGATGGACGCGGCCCTGGCGCAGAAAGACTGA
- a CDS encoding HypC/HybG/HupF family hydrogenase formation chaperone: MCVGLPARVVKVKDGTALVDASGAKREVSAELLDELDPGDYVMVHAGVAIAKITDDDEDETDALMDELL; the protein is encoded by the coding sequence ATGTGTGTAGGATTACCGGCAAGAGTTGTAAAAGTAAAAGACGGAACCGCTCTGGTAGATGCTTCCGGCGCGAAGAGAGAAGTCTCCGCGGAGCTGCTGGATGAGCTGGATCCGGGAGATTATGTGATGGTGCACGCAGGGGTGGCGATCGCGAAAATCACCGATGACGATGAAGACGAGACAGATGCGCTGATGGATGAGCTTCTGTAG